A single window of Mycoplasma bradburyae DNA harbors:
- the def gene encoding peptide deformylase → MKSKLKPTSDWLVTDQNPKMREVCSPVTFPISEEVQEAIDKMISYVDESFYDRAEQYDIRPGIGIAANQIGLNKRMFYIHFTDFCNKEHKYFLMNPEWIEKSVNKAYIGSGEGCLSVPTDKDGYVIRCEKVKLKGFDYLTQKEVVIKAHGLLSMCLQHEMDHLEGKFYYDSINTMKPFFKKEEWVCVEQEDCAECK, encoded by the coding sequence ATGAAAAGTAAACTAAAACCGACTAGTGATTGATTAGTTACAGACCAGAATCCAAAGATGCGTGAAGTATGTAGTCCTGTGACTTTTCCGATAAGCGAAGAAGTTCAAGAAGCTATCGATAAAATGATCTCATATGTTGATGAAAGTTTTTATGATCGCGCAGAACAATACGATATAAGACCTGGTATTGGAATAGCTGCTAACCAAATTGGTTTAAATAAAAGAATGTTTTACATTCATTTTACAGATTTTTGTAACAAAGAACATAAATACTTTTTAATGAACCCTGAGTGAATTGAAAAAAGCGTTAATAAAGCTTATATAGGTTCTGGTGAGGGTTGTTTATCTGTTCCTACAGATAAAGATGGATATGTTATTCGTTGCGAAAAAGTTAAGCTAAAAGGCTTTGACTACTTAACCCAAAAAGAAGTGGTAATAAAAGCGCATGGATTATTATCAATGTGTTTGCAACATGAAATGGATCACCTTGAAGGTAAATTCTATTATGATTCTATTAACACTATGAAACCTTTCTTTAAAAAAGAAGAATGAGTTTGTGTTGAACAAGAAGATTGTGCGGAATGTAAATAA
- a CDS encoding glucose-6-phosphate isomerase, with translation MIKLKFDLIKDLDYQKLSTKYQAKLNDIFDQLKDKKTPSSNMLGWIDYVNQDQTEIYQKIDAKIAEWDQLKVTDVVVIGIGGSYTGIKAILDITSYLPSQQKRKIHFVRSLSENTLINILEQVRDKNWAIVVISKSGTTLEPSVGFKLFREALYKQYDQQAAKRIVAITDPQKGVLHDLAVKNNYEMLPIYSDIGGRFSTLTPSGLFVAGLAGANYKDLILGAKQANADLFSSANLTKNTAYCYAALRHYLYTELKKDVEVAITYEEQHEYLMLQHRQLFGESEGKKENSLFPTYSVFTTDLHSMGQLYQQGKKIFFETVFSFEKANSNSLKLNKSQFDNDDKLDYVTNKSVNELNYIACEATKQAHASAGVPIIEIDIEQNNGYGFGYVYYWLCIATSVSALLLNHDPYDQPGVEDYKQRMFKLLGK, from the coding sequence ATGATTAAATTAAAATTTGACCTTATTAAAGACTTAGATTACCAAAAATTATCAACTAAGTATCAAGCTAAATTAAATGATATATTTGATCAATTAAAAGATAAGAAAACTCCAAGTTCAAATATGTTAGGTTGAATTGATTATGTTAATCAAGACCAAACTGAAATATATCAAAAAATTGATGCTAAAATTGCTGAATGGGATCAATTAAAAGTAACGGATGTTGTGGTTATTGGTATTGGTGGTTCATACACTGGTATCAAAGCAATTTTAGATATCACATCATACTTACCAAGCCAACAAAAAAGAAAAATTCATTTTGTTAGAAGTTTAAGTGAAAACACTTTAATAAATATTTTAGAACAAGTTCGCGATAAGAATTGAGCGATTGTTGTTATATCTAAATCAGGTACAACTTTAGAACCATCTGTAGGATTTAAATTATTCCGAGAGGCTTTATATAAACAATACGATCAACAAGCAGCTAAAAGAATAGTCGCGATAACTGATCCACAAAAAGGTGTTCTACACGATTTAGCAGTTAAGAATAACTATGAAATGTTGCCGATTTATTCAGATATTGGTGGTAGATTTTCAACATTAACACCAAGCGGGTTGTTTGTTGCTGGTCTAGCTGGAGCTAACTATAAAGATTTAATTTTAGGTGCTAAGCAAGCTAACGCTGATTTATTTAGTTCAGCTAATTTAACTAAGAACACAGCTTATTGTTATGCCGCTCTTCGTCATTATCTTTACACAGAGCTTAAAAAAGATGTTGAAGTAGCTATTACTTACGAAGAACAACATGAATACTTGATGTTGCAACACCGTCAATTATTCGGAGAAAGTGAAGGGAAAAAAGAAAATTCTTTATTCCCAACATATTCAGTATTTACAACAGATTTACACTCTATGGGTCAGTTATACCAACAAGGTAAGAAGATCTTTTTTGAAACAGTTTTCTCATTTGAAAAAGCCAACAGCAATAGTTTAAAACTAAATAAGTCGCAATTTGATAACGATGACAAGCTTGATTATGTAACTAACAAATCAGTTAATGAACTTAACTATATTGCTTGCGAAGCTACCAAACAAGCTCATGCTAGTGCTGGCGTGCCAATTATTGAAATTGATATAGAACAAAATAATGGTTATGGTTTTGGTTATGTTTATTACTGATTATGCATAGCTACTTCTGTTTCAGCGCTATTATTAAATCATGATCCATATGACCAACCTGGTGTTGAGGATTACAAGCAAAGAATGTTTAAACTTTTAGGTAAATAA
- the infA gene encoding translation initiation factor IF-1: MKDTNLSIKGVVKEIIKGDKFKVLLENNLLIEAHVSGKIRMHKIRILPGDSVEVEFSPYDLTKGRIIYRH; the protein is encoded by the coding sequence ATGAAAGACACAAACCTCAGTATCAAAGGTGTTGTAAAAGAGATTATTAAAGGTGATAAATTTAAAGTATTGCTAGAAAATAATCTTTTGATTGAAGCGCATGTGTCAGGAAAAATTCGAATGCACAAAATTCGTATTTTGCCAGGTGACAGCGTGGAAGTCGAATTCAGCCCTTATGATCTAACAAAAGGGCGAATTATTTATCGTCATTAA
- the rsgA gene encoding ribosome small subunit-dependent GTPase A, with translation MIARILEINANDLFCEVNNEIKKLHAPGKWKYQKIKLVANDLLELNERNEIIKLVERKNYLVRPKVANLDYVILVFSVKDPLLNLKQLFKFLVYFESKLEFKPLIAFSKLDLIDNSDDFEEIYQALIQTGYQVFRLNNNDDFLNLKTMISDKISLFCGHSGVGKSTLIKRLDNTLNIWTQEVSNKLKRGKNTTTSTKLYKFLNGYIADSPGFSIFNLEITKQELSYGLLEFRKYQTQCKFRDCMHLETSIDCCVKKQINSLIYKIYLSLLQSIF, from the coding sequence ATGATTGCTAGAATTTTAGAAATTAATGCCAACGATCTATTTTGTGAAGTTAATAATGAGATAAAAAAACTTCATGCACCAGGTAAATGAAAATACCAAAAGATTAAATTGGTGGCTAACGATTTATTAGAACTTAATGAACGTAATGAGATCATTAAGTTAGTTGAACGTAAAAATTATTTGGTTCGTCCTAAGGTAGCTAACCTTGATTATGTTATCTTGGTTTTTTCAGTTAAAGATCCATTACTAAACTTAAAACAACTTTTTAAGTTTTTAGTTTATTTTGAATCAAAGCTTGAGTTCAAGCCGTTAATCGCTTTTTCAAAATTAGATTTAATTGATAACAGTGATGATTTTGAAGAAATATATCAAGCTTTGATCCAAACAGGCTATCAAGTTTTTAGATTAAATAATAACGATGATTTCTTAAATTTAAAAACAATGATATCTGACAAAATATCATTGTTTTGTGGTCATAGTGGAGTTGGTAAATCAACTTTAATTAAAAGGTTAGATAACACTCTTAATATCTGAACTCAAGAAGTATCTAACAAACTTAAAAGAGGTAAGAACACTACAACATCAACAAAGCTTTATAAATTCTTAAATGGATATATTGCAGACTCCCCTGGTTTTTCTATTTTTAATCTTGAAATTACTAAACAGGAATTAAGTTATGGTTTGTTAGAATTCAGGAAATACCAAACCCAATGCAAATTTAGGGACTGTATGCATTTAGAAACAAGTATTGATTGTTGTGTAAAAAAACAGATTAATTCATTAATCTATAAAATATATTTAAGTTTGCTTCAGTCGATATTTTAA
- a CDS encoding PP2C family serine/threonine-protein phosphatase, whose product MKKIYASSTHVGTVREENQDAVFVGTNQYHNIIALVCDGLGGYKGGAIASSITRDLIRDIFLSTNFNNLSDEKMESWFKNVLLKCKQQIYNYIVANDEKFKKEHENASLKQMATTIVLSIIANNKIYTFWVGDSRAYLIGKDKKVSQITNDHNLYNYLKKINASAVTFKANEKELLALTNIVSKDTAKLDFDTSFDVIHNDDEYLLLSSDGFYNFVMPEKFHDLLSITDDMQKVADNLLENGMSAMSNDNLSVVVVKLTEVING is encoded by the coding sequence ATGAAAAAGATATACGCAAGTTCAACTCATGTAGGTACAGTTCGTGAAGAAAACCAAGACGCAGTATTTGTTGGTACTAATCAGTATCACAATATAATTGCTTTAGTTTGCGATGGTCTAGGAGGATATAAAGGTGGGGCGATTGCTAGTAGTATTACTCGCGACTTAATCCGTGATATTTTTTTATCAACCAACTTTAATAATCTAAGTGATGAAAAGATGGAAAGTTGGTTTAAAAATGTTTTACTTAAATGTAAACAACAGATTTATAACTATATCGTAGCTAACGATGAAAAGTTTAAAAAAGAACATGAAAATGCATCGCTAAAACAAATGGCTACTACCATTGTTTTATCGATCATTGCTAATAATAAAATCTATACTTTCTGGGTCGGTGACTCTCGCGCTTATTTAATTGGTAAAGACAAAAAAGTTAGTCAAATTACGAACGACCACAACTTGTATAATTATCTTAAAAAGATTAATGCATCTGCTGTAACTTTTAAAGCTAATGAAAAAGAATTATTAGCTTTAACTAATATCGTATCTAAAGATACTGCTAAACTTGATTTTGATACTTCTTTTGATGTTATTCATAATGACGATGAATATCTATTACTATCATCTGACGGATTTTATAACTTTGTAATGCCTGAGAAATTTCATGATCTATTAAGTATTACTGATGATATGCAAAAAGTAGCTGATAACCTTCTTGAAAACGGTATGAGCGCTATGTCTAATGACAATTTAAGTGTTGTTGTAGTTAAATTAACTGAGGTTATAAATGGCTAA
- a CDS encoding MFS transporter, with protein MKFKLSSSGLTREQKLENIKKLTDRELIVTWAIILFAYFLFVVNWFLIDQLAGNFSYNPNGDVKNTWAGWSQSFFFKNPGAIATAATNWSITLFRGVGSFLAGWFIGKLGHRKTVLTMIGIMALSFPFIVVAYPFDGNNALVLSESKMFYEKTNDVIGQGGSLTKLTALGYSLFIIFRTLLAVGGTALISYTQPVIAKLSTIQKKTTLSMINPFGFNMGVAFPFLLFAFSTQIKLEATKNWYIICAAFILIIVATWILYFIFGKETVLPNEKHTKMESDVTIKSCLKDKNIIKLFVMFGAWLVAVVWFLSGTYSGIVASSTFNKLSTEKVLPWATSSTKIAFVLGLIGGVFLLSPFNKTRYERRRYLMTTFSLGMIFIIASFLFGYLGGNKNPGLAAGQIITSFCSGIFLWGIQSTILMIPHEFKGASPSKVGTQFGLIWGVGYVLYTLSDIVLSVITQGPSLAGVTYTAEQIDPAGLTAVILFIILSMSFVAMASILPKSGRIVNGEWVPFTDKWPFMSFNFYKGDIFK; from the coding sequence ATGAAATTTAAACTATCTTCATCAGGTTTAACGCGTGAGCAGAAACTTGAGAATATAAAAAAACTTACGGATCGTGAGCTGATAGTGACTTGAGCAATAATCCTATTTGCTTATTTCCTATTTGTAGTAAACTGATTCTTAATCGATCAATTAGCAGGTAATTTCTCATATAACCCTAACGGTGATGTGAAAAATACTTGAGCAGGTTGATCTCAATCATTCTTTTTTAAAAATCCTGGGGCAATAGCAACAGCAGCAACTAACTGATCAATTACACTATTCCGTGGTGTTGGTTCATTCCTTGCTGGTTGATTTATTGGTAAATTAGGTCATAGAAAAACTGTTTTAACTATGATCGGAATTATGGCATTATCATTCCCGTTCATTGTTGTGGCTTATCCTTTCGATGGAAACAATGCCTTAGTTTTATCTGAAAGTAAAATGTTCTATGAAAAAACAAATGATGTTATAGGTCAAGGCGGAAGTCTTACTAAATTAACTGCATTAGGATACAGTTTATTCATCATCTTTAGAACTTTATTAGCCGTGGGTGGTACAGCTTTAATTAGTTATACTCAACCAGTTATTGCTAAGCTTTCTACAATTCAAAAGAAAACTACGCTTAGTATGATTAACCCATTTGGGTTCAATATGGGTGTCGCGTTCCCATTCTTATTGTTTGCTTTCAGTACACAAATTAAATTAGAAGCAACTAAAAATTGATATATTATTTGTGCTGCATTCATTCTAATTATTGTTGCTACTTGAATACTTTACTTTATCTTTGGTAAAGAAACTGTTTTACCAAATGAGAAGCATACTAAAATGGAATCTGATGTCACTATCAAATCATGTTTAAAAGATAAAAACATTATCAAATTATTCGTAATGTTTGGTGCATGATTAGTGGCTGTAGTATGATTCTTATCTGGAACATATTCAGGCATAGTAGCTTCATCTACTTTCAATAAACTTTCAACCGAAAAAGTATTACCTTGAGCGACAAGTTCGACTAAGATCGCATTCGTTCTAGGTCTAATAGGTGGGGTATTCTTATTAAGTCCATTTAATAAAACTAGATATGAAAGAAGAAGATACTTAATGACTACTTTCAGCTTAGGTATGATATTCATTATTGCTTCATTCTTATTTGGTTACTTAGGCGGTAACAAAAACCCTGGATTAGCAGCTGGACAAATCATTACTTCATTCTGTTCAGGTATCTTCTTATGAGGTATTCAATCAACAATCTTAATGATTCCTCATGAATTCAAAGGTGCTTCACCTTCTAAAGTTGGTACACAATTCGGACTTATCTGAGGTGTAGGTTATGTATTATATACATTATCTGACATCGTATTATCAGTTATTACACAAGGTCCTTCATTAGCTGGTGTTACTTACACTGCTGAACAAATTGACCCTGCTGGTCTTACAGCTGTTATATTGTTCATAATATTATCAATGAGCTTTGTAGCTATGGCTTCAATATTACCTAAATCAGGACGTATTGTTAATGGTGAATGAGTTCCATTTACTGATAAATGACCATTCATGTCATTCAACTTCTACAAAGGTGATATCTTTAAATAA
- the topA gene encoding type I DNA topoisomerase, which translates to MANECSKILIIESPNKIKTLKKYLSDEYDIVATVGHIRDLPKYTLGFNTEDFVPKWEIIQEKKTKTTTKDKKSKTAKKVTKKELINELVDKAKKADEIYLATDPDREGEAISWHVYDVLKDRGVNVDKCKRIVFNEISEKAVKNALANPREIQKDWVASQITRRRIDRLIGFKLSSLLKSKLNADSAGRVQSIALKFITEREDLIKKFVPRFWWTLDVVLKDGTELMLRKIDDELKSKLSFKELEEVSGIDFNSKEDAEIVKQHLGDKYKVYAVDEPKLKHSYPKDVYKTSTLQQDAINKLKWRSMKITSVAQELYEGVSVDNEQIALISYPRTDSTRLSPEYRKTVVDFITKSYGDNYVAKAENDISNRETKKAKKEKVKAQDAHEAIHPIDITITPQSLKGKISNDQYSLYKLIWTRTVARYMAPAAYELINIRLINNNNKFYAVNNVLKFDGYKKIYSHFNDTDHQREIKLEQFEIGKEFEASEVMINEHQTQPTPRYTQATLIESLESEGIGRPSTYSTILDIVLKRNYAELTNGRYYKTTDLGTKVASELDKNFPTIINKEFTRNMEATLDEIAHGSIDDVTYLKSFWSNFSEVLNEAKTNIIKQIEYVEGRNCPECDSRLVKRQGRFGSFIGCSNYPKCKHIDKTDQKPKVIIYEEGVECDLCHSKMIRRKSYKKKNNNEFLGCSNFPKCKFTKNIDSGTESDTIRDSTIN; encoded by the coding sequence ATGGCTAATGAATGCTCAAAAATTTTGATAATCGAGTCACCAAACAAGATTAAGACCTTAAAAAAATATTTATCTGATGAGTATGATATTGTTGCTACAGTTGGGCATATTAGAGATTTACCTAAATATACCCTAGGTTTTAATACTGAGGATTTTGTTCCTAAATGAGAAATAATCCAAGAGAAAAAAACTAAGACAACAACCAAAGATAAAAAAAGTAAAACTGCTAAAAAGGTTACTAAAAAAGAGTTAATTAATGAGCTAGTAGATAAAGCTAAAAAAGCTGACGAAATTTATTTAGCAACCGACCCTGATCGTGAAGGTGAAGCTATTTCTTGACATGTATATGATGTTTTAAAAGATCGTGGTGTAAATGTTGATAAATGTAAAAGAATTGTTTTCAACGAAATTAGTGAAAAAGCAGTTAAAAATGCATTAGCTAATCCGCGAGAAATTCAAAAAGATTGAGTCGCTTCACAAATAACAAGAAGAAGAATCGATCGTTTGATAGGTTTTAAACTATCAAGTTTATTAAAATCAAAATTGAATGCCGATTCAGCTGGCAGAGTGCAATCGATTGCACTTAAATTTATTACTGAGCGTGAAGATTTAATAAAAAAGTTCGTTCCAAGATTTTGATGAACATTAGATGTTGTTCTAAAAGATGGAACAGAATTAATGTTAAGAAAAATTGATGATGAATTAAAATCTAAGCTATCTTTTAAAGAACTTGAAGAAGTTAGTGGAATTGATTTTAATTCTAAAGAAGATGCTGAAATCGTTAAACAACATTTAGGTGATAAATATAAAGTTTATGCCGTTGATGAACCAAAATTAAAACATTCTTATCCTAAGGATGTTTATAAAACATCAACACTTCAACAAGATGCAATTAATAAATTAAAGTGAAGATCAATGAAGATTACTTCAGTAGCGCAAGAGTTATATGAAGGTGTTAGCGTTGATAATGAACAGATCGCACTAATTTCTTATCCTAGAACAGATAGTACGAGATTAAGTCCAGAATATCGTAAAACAGTTGTGGATTTTATTACTAAAAGTTATGGGGATAATTATGTAGCAAAAGCTGAAAATGATATATCAAATAGGGAAACTAAAAAAGCTAAGAAAGAAAAAGTTAAAGCTCAAGACGCTCACGAAGCGATCCACCCTATTGACATCACCATAACTCCGCAATCGCTTAAAGGTAAAATTAGCAACGATCAATACAGTTTATATAAATTAATTTGAACTAGAACTGTTGCTCGTTATATGGCTCCGGCTGCTTATGAACTTATTAATATTCGTTTAATTAATAACAACAATAAGTTTTATGCAGTTAACAATGTACTAAAATTTGATGGTTATAAAAAAATCTATTCGCATTTCAATGACACAGATCACCAAAGAGAAATCAAATTAGAGCAATTTGAAATCGGTAAAGAATTTGAAGCTAGCGAAGTGATGATTAACGAACATCAAACTCAACCGACACCAAGATATACACAAGCAACTTTAATTGAATCATTAGAATCTGAAGGAATCGGCCGCCCTAGTACTTATTCAACGATTTTAGATATTGTTTTAAAAAGAAATTACGCTGAACTTACAAATGGTCGTTATTACAAAACAACAGATCTTGGTACCAAAGTAGCCAGCGAGCTAGATAAAAACTTCCCAACTATTATCAATAAAGAATTTACAAGAAATATGGAAGCTACTCTAGATGAAATTGCTCATGGTTCAATTGATGATGTTACTTATCTAAAATCTTTCTGAAGCAACTTTTCAGAAGTTTTAAACGAGGCAAAAACTAATATCATAAAACAAATTGAATATGTAGAAGGACGCAACTGTCCCGAATGTGATTCTAGATTAGTTAAACGTCAAGGGCGTTTTGGTTCATTTATTGGTTGTTCTAACTATCCTAAATGTAAACACATTGATAAAACAGATCAAAAACCTAAGGTAATTATTTACGAAGAAGGTGTAGAATGCGATTTATGTCATTCTAAAATGATTCGTAGAAAATCTTATAAAAAGAAAAATAACAACGAATTCTTGGGTTGTTCAAACTTCCCTAAATGTAAATTTACTAAAAATATTGATTCGGGAACTGAGTCTGATACGATTCGAGATTCAACAATTAATTAA
- a CDS encoding serine/threonine protein kinase, with protein sequence MANNNKPNINRQTEKKSNVYLIPNDKLFSQYVIVKQLTEGGMNSVIYVAKNIMAETDKINGAKKSLVVVKIVKKNPADSEDKWTKLRQELITSSRISHPNLITTYDISDNELIFERNNHIVKIKDIVVIVMEYVQGVTLRKHISTKGSLSVKEALYYFRRMVEGIQKLHNYSHQIIHRDLKPENLMLSKDFRELKIIDFGIASSITTDAALKILTNEQALFGTEDYMCPDVLDKEIVRDENNKPLINPKTNGPLLRRTRPTVQYDFYSFGVILFEMITGQKPFNKQNKKGQDVIKLPNQYDVPLMKTMGFDVPNSVENIVFRCMASKKEDRKYRYSSCEDILKDLDNVDKEQALIKPYEKRVLQKDELFKPTEITVDSEPIIFKYWSFWLITGLVILIVLLTLGLIIFNFSSPPK encoded by the coding sequence ATGGCTAATAATAACAAGCCAAACATTAACAGACAAACCGAAAAAAAATCAAATGTTTATCTAATTCCGAATGATAAGTTATTTAGTCAATATGTAATTGTCAAACAACTAACAGAAGGAGGTATGAACTCAGTCATTTATGTTGCTAAAAACATAATGGCAGAAACTGATAAGATTAACGGTGCCAAAAAGAGTTTGGTAGTTGTTAAGATTGTTAAAAAAAATCCAGCTGATAGTGAAGATAAATGAACTAAATTACGTCAAGAATTAATTACTTCTTCTAGAATTAGTCATCCCAATTTAATTACTACGTATGATATTTCAGATAACGAATTAATCTTTGAAAGAAATAATCATATAGTAAAAATTAAAGATATCGTTGTTATCGTAATGGAATACGTTCAAGGTGTTACTTTACGTAAACATATCTCAACTAAAGGAAGTTTATCTGTTAAGGAAGCTTTGTATTACTTTAGAAGAATGGTTGAAGGAATTCAAAAATTACATAACTATTCACATCAAATTATTCACAGAGACTTAAAACCTGAGAACTTGATGTTATCTAAAGATTTCAGAGAACTGAAGATAATCGATTTTGGTATCGCTTCTTCAATTACTACAGATGCTGCTTTAAAAATTCTTACTAATGAGCAAGCATTATTTGGAACCGAAGATTATATGTGTCCAGATGTTTTGGATAAAGAGATAGTTCGTGACGAAAACAATAAACCATTAATTAATCCTAAAACCAATGGTCCATTGTTGCGAAGAACACGTCCTACTGTTCAGTATGATTTTTATTCATTTGGTGTTATTTTGTTTGAAATGATAACTGGTCAAAAGCCATTTAATAAACAAAATAAAAAAGGGCAAGATGTTATTAAATTACCTAACCAATACGATGTCCCTTTAATGAAGACTATGGGTTTTGATGTTCCTAACTCCGTAGAGAACATTGTTTTTAGATGTATGGCATCTAAAAAAGAAGATCGTAAATATCGTTATAGTAGTTGCGAAGATATTCTTAAAGATTTGGATAATGTCGATAAAGAACAAGCGTTAATAAAACCTTACGAAAAAAGGGTTTTGCAAAAAGACGAGTTATTCAAACCAACTGAAATAACTGTTGATTCAGAACCTATTATTTTTAAGTATTGATCATTTTGATTAATTACAGGTCTTGTTATCTTAATTGTACTTTTAACCTTAGGTTTGATTATCTTTAATTTCTCATCACCACCAAAATAA
- the trxA gene encoding thioredoxin: protein MKHVIEKTELDEILKSNKKVVVDFYADWCGPCKMLAPVFEEVSKEKTDWTFVKINVDESKELPIQYQVSSIPNVITFIDGEKTNSRIGFIPKDQLIDLLK from the coding sequence ATGAAACACGTAATTGAAAAAACTGAATTAGATGAAATTCTAAAATCTAACAAAAAAGTTGTAGTTGATTTTTACGCAGACTGATGTGGTCCTTGTAAAATGTTGGCTCCTGTTTTTGAAGAAGTATCTAAAGAAAAAACGGATTGAACTTTTGTAAAAATCAATGTTGATGAATCTAAAGAGCTTCCGATTCAATATCAAGTTAGTTCTATCCCTAATGTTATCACTTTTATAGATGGCGAAAAAACTAATAGCAGAATTGGATTTATTCCTAAAGATCAATTAATTGATTTATTAAAATAA
- the gmk gene encoding guanylate kinase — protein sequence MSNKQGLIILISGPSGVGKGTIVNKLLLDNELKLNLSISATTRKKRETEIEGTHYFFKTKEEFQSMIDNNELLEYAHYVNNYYGTPLSIVKEIIDKNENLILEIEYQGVMQVLKKGFRTLSIFITPPSEEELINRLKKRGTESDETIKYRLEQSVKEYAHQKYYDHIIVNDNLEQTIEKIKKLIQESNR from the coding sequence ATGAGTAATAAACAAGGTTTAATTATCTTAATTTCAGGACCAAGTGGAGTTGGTAAAGGTACGATAGTTAATAAACTTTTATTAGATAACGAATTAAAACTAAACTTATCTATTTCAGCCACTACAAGAAAAAAAAGAGAAACTGAAATAGAAGGAACACATTATTTTTTTAAAACAAAAGAAGAGTTTCAATCTATGATTGACAATAATGAGTTATTAGAATATGCTCATTATGTTAACAATTACTATGGTACACCACTTTCGATTGTTAAAGAGATTATTGATAAAAACGAAAATTTAATTCTTGAAATCGAATATCAAGGTGTGATGCAAGTATTAAAAAAAGGGTTTAGAACATTAAGTATTTTTATAACACCACCATCTGAAGAAGAATTAATTAATCGTTTAAAAAAGCGTGGAACAGAAAGTGATGAAACGATTAAATATCGTTTAGAACAATCTGTTAAAGAATATGCTCACCAAAAATATTATGATCATATTATTGTTAATGACAATTTAGAGCAAACAATTGAAAAAATCAAGAAATTAATCCAAGAAAGTAATAGATAA
- a CDS encoding ribulose-phosphate 3-epimerase, whose protein sequence is MSDLLFSILPMLNDYDQDKLAHYKQLGLNKIHYDVMDEFVNNYAFDERYVDSLKALGYEVNVHLMVNKIAKHILTYTKTKCDNISFHVEPLKDNKELITKYLAYIKNSNKKAGLAFKFNTDICEYLDQIKLVDYVTLMSVEPGAGGQEFSPLVYRNIAKLIKFFPNIEIEIDGGINLEKACELKGLVSKFVSGSYFYKLLDDEKKMMIETIKSFDSKNSSI, encoded by the coding sequence ATGAGCGACTTATTATTTTCGATTTTACCGATGCTTAATGACTATGATCAAGATAAATTAGCTCATTATAAGCAATTAGGTTTGAATAAAATTCATTATGATGTAATGGATGAATTCGTTAATAACTATGCTTTTGATGAACGTTATGTTGATTCACTAAAAGCGTTGGGTTATGAAGTTAATGTTCATTTAATGGTAAACAAAATTGCTAAGCATATCTTGACATACACAAAGACGAAGTGTGACAATATTAGTTTCCATGTCGAACCATTAAAAGACAATAAAGAATTAATAACTAAATATTTAGCTTACATAAAAAATAGTAATAAAAAAGCTGGATTAGCATTCAAATTTAATACTGATATATGCGAATATTTAGACCAAATTAAATTAGTTGATTATGTGACTTTAATGTCGGTTGAACCAGGTGCTGGTGGGCAAGAATTTAGTCCGCTTGTTTATAGGAATATTGCTAAACTTATTAAGTTCTTTCCTAATATTGAGATTGAAATTGATGGTGGTATTAATCTAGAGAAAGCATGCGAACTTAAAGGTTTAGTATCAAAATTTGTTTCAGGATCATATTTTTATAAATTGCTGGATGATGAGAAGAAAATGATGATTGAAACAATTAAGAGTTTCGATTCAAAAAATTCTTCTATTTAA